A window from Mycobacterium saskatchewanense encodes these proteins:
- a CDS encoding NUDIX hydrolase: MLALRPEVCPSWLRPLVDNLAAIPDAYRHRLPADVLEMVSKAASSRDGGREAAVLVLFSGPVSGSSDAGLPDDADLLVTVRASTLRHHAGQAAFPGGASDPTDRGPVDTALREAREETGIDPSRLHPLATMDRLFIAPSRFHVVPVLAYSPDPGPVSVVNAAETAIVARVPVRAFVNPANRLMVYRGDLGRRWAGPAFLLNEMLVWGFTGQVISALLDVAGWAQPWDTTDMRELDAAMALVGEQGGTRR, translated from the coding sequence ATGCTTGCGCTCAGGCCTGAAGTCTGCCCGTCCTGGCTGCGCCCACTGGTTGACAACCTCGCCGCAATCCCCGACGCGTACCGCCACCGGCTGCCCGCCGACGTGCTGGAGATGGTGAGTAAGGCCGCGTCGTCGCGCGACGGTGGTCGGGAAGCCGCCGTCCTGGTGCTGTTCTCCGGCCCCGTCAGCGGATCGTCCGACGCCGGACTGCCCGACGATGCCGACCTGCTGGTGACGGTGCGCGCGTCGACGTTGCGCCACCACGCCGGCCAGGCGGCCTTCCCCGGCGGCGCGTCCGACCCGACCGACCGCGGCCCGGTGGACACCGCATTGCGGGAGGCCCGCGAGGAGACGGGAATCGACCCGTCCAGGCTGCACCCGCTGGCCACCATGGACCGCCTGTTCATCGCACCGTCGCGGTTCCACGTGGTTCCTGTGTTGGCGTACTCACCCGATCCCGGGCCGGTGTCCGTCGTCAACGCGGCCGAAACGGCGATCGTCGCGCGGGTTCCGGTGCGCGCCTTCGTCAATCCGGCCAACCGGCTGATGGTGTACCGCGGCGACCTGGGTCGCCGATGGGCCGGTCCGGCGTTCCTGCTGAACGAGATGCTGGTGTGGGGATTCACCGGCCAGGTGATCTCAGCGCTCCTCGACGTCGCCGGCTGGGCGCAGCCGTGGGACACCACGGACATGCGCGAGCTGGACGCGGCGATGGCGCTGGTCGGCGAGCAGGGTGGGACCCGCCGATGA
- a CDS encoding peptide ABC transporter substrate-binding protein encodes MRRMRGALALLASAAAILFPAGCGGGVLTPDLVLVNGGEPPYPLVPTSTNDSNGGRILDRLFAGLISYDAGGRPSDEVAQTIETADNVNYRIVLEPGWKFTDGSPVTAHSFVDAWNYGALSRNAQLQQSFFSPIDGFDDVAGADAKQTRMSGLQVVNDLEFTVRLKAPTIDFVMRLGHSAFYPLPESAFRDMAAFGRNPIGNGPYQLADGPDGPAWEHNVRIDLRVNPDYRGNRKPRNKGLRFEFYANLDTAYADLLSGNLDVLDTIPPSALPVYRRDLGEHVASGPVAVKHSLDTPLRLAHFGGEEGRLRRLALSAAVDRAQICKQIFLGTRSPSRDFTAQSLPGFDPNLPGRDVLDFDPARAKQLWEQANAISPWSGQYAIAYNADAGNQEWVDAVANSVKNVLGIDAIGAPQPTFAGFRTQITNRTISTAFRAAWQGDYPSLLEFLAPIFATGAGSNDVGYSSAEFDAALAAAEAAPTMRDAEALANAAQRILLHDMPVVPLWDNIGVVGWSSEVHGVTVTWNGLPDYEEIVKG; translated from the coding sequence ATGCGTCGGATGCGCGGGGCCCTCGCCCTACTGGCCTCGGCCGCCGCCATTCTGTTCCCGGCCGGTTGCGGCGGCGGAGTGCTCACCCCGGACCTGGTTCTGGTCAACGGCGGCGAGCCGCCCTACCCCCTCGTCCCGACCAGCACCAACGACAGCAACGGGGGGCGAATCCTCGATCGGCTCTTCGCCGGCCTGATCTCCTACGACGCCGGCGGGAGGCCCTCGGACGAGGTCGCCCAGACCATCGAGACCGCCGACAACGTCAACTACCGCATCGTCCTGGAGCCCGGATGGAAATTCACCGACGGCTCACCGGTGACGGCGCACTCGTTCGTCGACGCGTGGAACTACGGCGCGTTGAGCCGCAACGCCCAACTTCAGCAGAGCTTCTTCAGCCCGATCGACGGATTCGACGACGTCGCGGGCGCGGATGCGAAGCAGACCAGAATGTCCGGGCTGCAGGTGGTCAACGACCTCGAATTCACCGTTCGGCTCAAGGCGCCGACGATCGACTTCGTGATGCGGCTGGGCCACAGCGCGTTTTATCCGCTGCCCGAGAGCGCTTTTCGCGACATGGCGGCCTTTGGCCGAAACCCGATCGGCAACGGCCCCTACCAGCTTGCCGACGGTCCGGACGGCCCGGCCTGGGAACACAACGTCAGGATCGACCTGAGGGTAAACCCCGATTACCGGGGAAACCGGAAGCCGCGCAACAAAGGCCTGAGGTTCGAGTTCTACGCCAACCTCGATACGGCCTACGCGGACCTGCTGTCGGGGAATCTCGATGTGCTCGACACGATCCCGCCGAGCGCGCTGCCCGTGTATCGGCGCGATCTCGGCGAGCACGTCGCCAGCGGCCCGGTCGCGGTCAAACACAGCCTCGACACCCCCTTGCGGCTGGCGCATTTCGGCGGCGAGGAGGGCCGCCTGCGCCGGCTCGCGCTGTCGGCCGCCGTGGACCGCGCGCAGATCTGCAAGCAGATCTTCCTGGGCACCCGCAGCCCGTCGCGCGATTTCACCGCCCAGTCGCTGCCCGGCTTCGACCCGAACCTGCCGGGCAGAGACGTGCTCGACTTCGATCCCGCACGCGCCAAACAACTCTGGGAACAGGCCAATGCGATCTCACCGTGGAGCGGCCAGTACGCGATCGCTTACAACGCCGACGCCGGGAACCAGGAGTGGGTCGACGCGGTCGCCAACAGCGTCAAGAACGTGCTCGGCATCGATGCGATCGGCGCGCCGCAACCCACTTTCGCCGGGTTCCGCACGCAGATCACCAACCGCACCATCTCGACGGCCTTTCGCGCGGCCTGGCAGGGGGACTATCCCTCGCTGCTGGAGTTCCTGGCACCGATCTTCGCCACGGGCGCGGGGTCGAACGACGTCGGCTACTCGAGCGCCGAATTCGACGCGGCACTGGCGGCCGCCGAGGCCGCGCCCACCATGCGGGACGCGGAGGCCCTGGCCAACGCCGCACAGCGGATCCTGCTGCACGACATGCCCGTCGTCCCGCTGTGGGACAACATCGGTGTGGTGGGGTGGTCTTCGGAGGTCCATGGCGTCACCGTCACCTGGAACGGCCTGCCGGACTACGAGGAGATCGTGAAGGGCTGA
- the nth gene encoding endonuclease III gives MNRALAQAFPQAHCELDFTTPLELTVATILSAQSTDKRINLTTPALFARYRTALDYAQADRAELENLIRPTGFFRNKATSLINLGQALVERFDGEVPSTMAELVTLPGVGRKTANVILGNAFGIPGITVDTHFGRLVRRWRWTMEEDPVKVEHAVGELIERKEWTMLSHRVIFHGRRVCHSRKPACGVCVVAKDCPSFGLGPTDPLLAAPLVRGPETAHLLALAGL, from the coding sequence ATGAATCGTGCGCTGGCGCAAGCGTTTCCGCAGGCCCACTGCGAGCTGGACTTCACGACGCCGCTGGAGCTCACCGTGGCCACCATCCTGTCCGCGCAGAGCACCGATAAACGGATCAACCTGACGACGCCGGCGCTCTTCGCCCGCTACCGGACGGCACTGGATTATGCGCAGGCCGATCGCGCCGAACTGGAAAACCTCATCCGTCCCACCGGTTTCTTCCGCAACAAGGCCACCTCGCTGATCAACCTTGGGCAGGCGCTCGTCGAACGGTTCGACGGTGAGGTGCCGTCGACCATGGCCGAGCTGGTGACGCTTCCCGGCGTGGGGCGCAAGACGGCCAACGTCATCCTGGGCAACGCCTTCGGCATCCCCGGCATCACGGTCGACACTCACTTCGGGCGGCTGGTGCGCCGGTGGCGGTGGACCATGGAGGAGGACCCGGTCAAGGTCGAGCACGCCGTCGGCGAGCTGATCGAACGCAAAGAGTGGACGATGTTGAGCCACCGGGTGATCTTTCATGGCCGCCGCGTGTGCCACTCCCGCAAACCGGCGTGTGGTGTGTGCGTCGTCGCCAAGGACTGCCCCTCCTTCGGCCTGGGCCCCACCGATCCCCTGCTCGCTGCGCCCTTGGTGCGGGGCCCGGAAACCGCGCACCTGCTGGCCCTCGCCGGGCTGTAA
- the marP gene encoding acid resistance serine protease MarP codes for MTPSQWLDVAVLAVAFIAAISGWRSGALGSVLSFAGVLLGAIAGVLLAPHIVSHIAAPRAKLFTALFLILALVVVGEVAGVVLGRAVRGAIHSRTVRTVDSIIGVGVQLLVVLTAAWLLATPLTQSKDQPELASAVKGSRVLAQVNEIAPAWLKTVPKRLSALLNTSGLPAVLEPFSRTPVIPVASPDPALASNPVVLATAPSVVKVRSLAPSCQKVLEGSGFVIAPDRVMTNAHVVAGSNSVQIYASGNPLDATVVSYDPSVDIAILAVPNLPPPPLAFAQNEAKSGASVVVLGYPGGGNFTATPARIREAIKLSGPDIYRDPTPVTRDVYTIRASVEQGNSGGPLIDLEGHVLGVVFGAAVDDPDTGFVLTADEVAGQLAKIGETAQVATGTCVS; via the coding sequence ATGACCCCGTCGCAGTGGCTCGACGTCGCCGTCCTGGCCGTCGCGTTCATCGCGGCCATCTCGGGCTGGCGGTCCGGCGCGCTGGGGTCGGTGCTGTCGTTCGCGGGTGTCCTGCTCGGCGCCATCGCGGGGGTCCTGCTCGCCCCGCACATCGTCAGCCACATCGCCGCGCCGCGCGCAAAGCTGTTCACCGCGCTGTTCCTCATCCTCGCGCTGGTGGTGGTCGGGGAGGTCGCCGGTGTGGTGCTCGGCCGCGCGGTTCGCGGCGCGATCCACAGCCGCACCGTGCGGACGGTCGACTCGATCATCGGGGTCGGGGTCCAGCTCCTGGTGGTGTTGACGGCGGCGTGGTTGCTGGCGACGCCGCTCACGCAGTCCAAGGACCAGCCCGAGCTCGCCTCCGCGGTCAAGGGATCGCGGGTGCTGGCCCAGGTCAACGAGATTGCGCCGGCCTGGCTCAAGACAGTGCCCAAGCGGCTCTCGGCCCTGCTGAACACGTCCGGGCTGCCCGCGGTGCTGGAGCCGTTCAGCCGCACCCCGGTGATCCCGGTCGCCTCGCCCGACCCGGCGCTGGCCAGCAATCCGGTGGTGCTGGCAACCGCGCCGAGCGTTGTCAAGGTGCGCAGCCTGGCACCGAGCTGCCAGAAGGTGTTGGAGGGCAGTGGCTTTGTGATCGCGCCCGACCGGGTGATGACCAACGCGCACGTGGTCGCCGGCTCCAACAGCGTCCAGATCTACGCCAGCGGGAACCCGCTGGACGCGACCGTGGTGTCCTACGACCCGTCGGTCGACATCGCGATCCTCGCCGTCCCGAACCTGCCCCCGCCGCCGCTGGCCTTCGCGCAGAACGAGGCGAAATCCGGCGCCAGCGTCGTGGTGCTGGGCTATCCCGGCGGAGGCAACTTCACGGCGACGCCGGCGCGGATCCGCGAGGCCATCAAACTCAGCGGCCCGGACATCTATCGGGACCCGACGCCGGTCACCCGCGACGTGTACACCATCAGAGCCTCTGTGGAGCAAGGCAATTCGGGGGGACCGCTGATCGACCTCGAGGGCCACGTGCTCGGCGTGGTGTTCGGCGCGGCTGTCGATGATCCCGACACCGGCTTCGTGTTGACGGCCGACGAGGTGGCGGGCCAGCTTGCCAAGATCGGCGAAACCGCACAGGTGGCCACCGGGACCTGCGTCAGCTGA
- a CDS encoding TlpA disulfide reductase family protein has product MTRTTRWTIAILVVVAALVAALVAELRDRSAPTATAPVPADRAHRDADTPAALAGPRARADLPPCPAPAAGASGPAALRGVTAECAADGSVVDVPRALAGRRVVLNLWAYWCAPCAAELPAMAEYQRRAGPGVTVLTVHQDENETAALLRLADLGVRLPTLQDGRRRIAAALRVVNVMPATVVLRPDGSVAQTLPRAFASADDIAAAVGNDAG; this is encoded by the coding sequence TTGACGCGCACGACGCGCTGGACGATCGCGATCCTCGTGGTGGTGGCGGCGCTGGTGGCGGCGCTGGTCGCCGAGCTGCGGGACCGCTCGGCGCCGACCGCGACGGCCCCCGTCCCCGCCGACCGTGCACACCGGGATGCCGACACCCCGGCCGCGCTCGCCGGTCCTCGCGCGCGCGCGGACCTGCCGCCCTGCCCCGCCCCGGCCGCAGGCGCCAGCGGTCCCGCGGCCTTGCGCGGCGTGACGGCGGAATGCGCAGCCGACGGCTCGGTAGTCGACGTCCCGCGGGCGCTGGCCGGGCGCCGGGTCGTCCTCAACTTATGGGCGTACTGGTGCGCGCCGTGCGCCGCCGAATTGCCCGCGATGGCCGAATACCAACGCCGGGCGGGGCCGGGCGTGACGGTTTTGACGGTGCACCAGGATGAGAACGAGACGGCCGCGTTGCTGCGGCTGGCTGACCTGGGTGTTCGGCTACCGACCTTGCAGGATGGCCGCCGCCGAATCGCCGCCGCGCTGCGGGTCGTGAATGTCATGCCCGCGACCGTGGTCCTGCGGCCAGACGGTAGCGTTGCGCAGACGCTGCCGCGAGCCTTCGCCAGTGCCGACGACATCGCGGCCGCGGTCGGAAACGACGCGGGATGA
- the crp gene encoding cAMP-activated global transcriptional regulator CRP, whose translation MDEILARAGIFQGVEPGAVAALTKQLQPVDFPRGHTVFAEGEPGDRLYIIVSGKVKIGRRSPDGRENLLTIMGPSDMFGELSIFDPGPRTSSATTITEVRAVSMDRDALRAWIADRPEIAEQLLRVLARRLRRTNNNLADLIFTDVPGRVAKQLLQLAQRFGTQEGGAMRVTHDLTQEEIAQLVGASRETVNKALADFAHRGWIRLEGKSVLISDSERLARRAR comes from the coding sequence GTGGACGAGATCCTGGCAAGGGCCGGAATCTTCCAAGGGGTTGAGCCTGGCGCAGTCGCCGCACTGACCAAGCAACTGCAGCCAGTCGACTTCCCCCGGGGGCACACGGTTTTCGCCGAGGGCGAGCCCGGCGACCGGCTATACATCATCGTCTCGGGCAAGGTGAAGATCGGTCGCCGCTCTCCGGATGGCAGGGAGAATCTGCTGACGATCATGGGTCCGTCGGATATGTTCGGCGAATTGTCGATATTCGACCCGGGGCCCCGGACATCCAGCGCGACGACCATTACCGAGGTCCGGGCCGTGTCGATGGACCGCGACGCCCTGCGGGCGTGGATCGCCGATCGGCCCGAGATCGCCGAGCAGCTCTTGCGTGTGCTGGCCCGCCGGCTGCGCCGCACCAACAACAACCTGGCCGACCTCATCTTCACCGACGTGCCGGGCCGCGTGGCCAAGCAGCTGCTGCAACTCGCCCAACGTTTTGGCACCCAGGAAGGTGGCGCCATGCGCGTCACCCACGACCTGACCCAGGAAGAGATCGCGCAGCTGGTGGGCGCCTCGCGTGAGACCGTGAACAAAGCGCTCGCCGACTTCGCGCACCGCGGCTGGATCCGCCTGGAGGGCAAGAGTGTGCTGATCTCGGACTCCGAGAGGCTGGCCCGCCGAGCGAGGTAA
- the acs gene encoding acetate--CoA ligase: MTATNTAGPSSYPPPAEFVQQANAGEELYREAEEDRLAFWAKQANRLSWSTPFTEVLDWSNAPFAKWFADGKLNVAYNCVDRHVEAGLGDRVAIHWEGEPGDSRSFTYADLQAEVCKAANALTDIGLVAGDRVAIYMPLIPEAVIAMLACARLGLMHSVVFAGFTAKALRARIADAQAKLLITSDGQFRRGKPAPLKNAADEAISSGEDGDSPVEHVLVVRRTGIDVSWTDGRDLWWHDVVDSASPEHTPQAFDAEHPLFLLYTSGTTGKPKGIVHTSGGYLTQVSYTHYYVFDIKPETDVFWCTADIGWVTGHTYGVYGPLSNGVTEVLYEGTPDTPTQHRHFEIIEKYGVTIYYTAPTLVRTFMKWGREIPDAHDLTSLRLLGSVGEPINPEAWRWYHKVIGADSLPIVDTWWQTETGCAMITPLPGVAAAKPGSAMRPLPGISAKIVDDHGDRLPAGSKEGEHITGYLVLDEPWPSMLRGIWGDPERYVETYWSRFAEQGWYFAGDSAWYDPDGDIWVVGRIDDVMNVSGHRLSTAEVESALVGHVAVAEAAVVGATDETTGQAICAFVVLRADYQVHDGIVDELRVEVAREISPIAKPREVHVVPELPKTRSGKIMRRLLRDVAENRELGDTSTLLDPGVFDAIQPSK; this comes from the coding sequence GTGACCGCCACGAATACCGCGGGCCCATCGTCTTATCCGCCCCCGGCCGAATTCGTCCAGCAGGCCAACGCCGGTGAGGAGTTGTACCGCGAGGCCGAGGAGGACCGGCTGGCGTTCTGGGCCAAGCAGGCCAATCGGTTGTCCTGGTCGACCCCCTTCACCGAGGTGCTGGACTGGTCCAACGCACCGTTCGCCAAGTGGTTCGCCGACGGGAAGCTGAACGTCGCCTACAACTGCGTGGACCGCCACGTCGAGGCGGGGCTCGGCGACCGGGTCGCCATCCACTGGGAGGGCGAGCCGGGCGACAGCCGCAGCTTTACGTATGCGGACCTGCAGGCCGAGGTGTGCAAGGCGGCCAACGCGCTGACCGACATCGGCCTGGTCGCCGGGGACCGCGTGGCCATCTACATGCCGCTCATCCCCGAGGCGGTGATCGCGATGCTGGCCTGCGCCCGGCTGGGCCTCATGCACAGCGTCGTGTTCGCGGGCTTCACCGCCAAGGCGCTGCGGGCCCGGATCGCCGACGCCCAGGCCAAGTTGCTGATCACCAGCGACGGGCAGTTCCGCCGCGGCAAGCCGGCTCCGCTGAAGAACGCGGCCGACGAGGCCATCTCGTCCGGTGAAGACGGCGACAGTCCCGTCGAGCACGTTCTGGTGGTGCGCCGCACCGGAATCGACGTGTCGTGGACCGACGGTCGCGACCTGTGGTGGCACGACGTCGTCGACTCCGCGTCCCCCGAACACACCCCGCAGGCCTTCGACGCCGAGCACCCGCTGTTCCTGCTGTACACCTCCGGCACCACCGGCAAGCCCAAGGGCATCGTGCACACCAGCGGGGGCTACCTGACCCAGGTTTCCTATACGCACTACTACGTCTTCGACATCAAGCCCGAGACCGACGTGTTCTGGTGCACGGCGGACATCGGCTGGGTCACCGGACACACCTACGGCGTCTACGGGCCGCTGTCCAACGGCGTCACCGAGGTGCTGTACGAGGGGACACCGGACACCCCCACCCAGCACCGCCACTTCGAGATCATCGAAAAGTACGGTGTGACAATCTATTACACCGCCCCGACGCTCGTCCGCACGTTCATGAAGTGGGGCCGGGAGATTCCCGACGCGCACGACCTGACCAGCCTGCGACTGCTGGGATCGGTCGGCGAACCGATCAACCCGGAGGCGTGGCGCTGGTACCACAAGGTGATCGGCGCGGACAGCCTGCCGATCGTCGACACCTGGTGGCAGACCGAGACGGGCTGCGCGATGATCACCCCGCTGCCGGGAGTCGCCGCGGCGAAGCCGGGTTCGGCGATGCGGCCGTTGCCGGGCATCTCGGCCAAGATCGTCGACGACCACGGTGACCGGCTGCCGGCGGGCAGCAAGGAGGGCGAGCACATCACCGGCTACCTGGTGCTGGACGAGCCGTGGCCGTCCATGCTGCGTGGCATCTGGGGCGATCCGGAGCGGTATGTCGAGACGTACTGGTCCCGGTTCGCCGAGCAGGGTTGGTATTTCGCCGGTGACAGCGCCTGGTACGACCCCGACGGCGACATCTGGGTGGTGGGTCGCATCGACGACGTGATGAACGTGTCGGGCCATCGTCTCTCGACGGCCGAGGTGGAGTCGGCACTGGTCGGCCACGTCGCGGTGGCCGAGGCGGCCGTCGTGGGAGCGACCGACGAAACCACCGGCCAGGCCATCTGCGCGTTCGTCGTGCTGCGCGCCGACTACCAGGTGCACGACGGGATCGTCGACGAGCTGCGCGTCGAGGTGGCCCGGGAGATCTCGCCCATCGCCAAGCCGCGCGAGGTCCACGTGGTGCCGGAATTGCCCAAGACCCGCAGCGGCAAGATCATGCGCCGGCTGCTGCGCGACGTCGCCGAGAACCGCGAGTTGGGGGACACCTCCACGCTGCTCGACCCCGGCGTGTTCGACGCCATCCAGCCGTCGAAGTAG
- a CDS encoding phage holin family protein, producing the protein MSKTDGKNGVPSTLTTIPLTDPHAKPVEPSIGDLIKDATAQVSTLVRAEVELARSEITRDVKKGLTGSVFFVAALVVLFYSTFFFFFFLAELLDTWLWRWVSFLIVFGIMVVVGALLGLLGFLKVRRIRGPRQTIESVKETRTALTPGHDKPAAGARKLTEAHGRHEKPENGAPSDPSGW; encoded by the coding sequence GTGAGCAAGACCGATGGCAAGAACGGTGTGCCCAGCACCCTGACCACTATTCCGTTGACCGACCCGCACGCCAAGCCCGTCGAGCCGTCGATCGGCGACCTGATCAAAGACGCAACCGCCCAGGTCTCCACGCTGGTGCGCGCCGAGGTGGAACTGGCCCGCTCCGAGATCACCCGCGACGTGAAGAAGGGCCTGACCGGCAGCGTCTTCTTCGTCGCCGCCCTCGTGGTGCTGTTCTACTCCACCTTCTTTTTCTTCTTCTTCCTCGCCGAGCTGCTCGACACCTGGCTTTGGCGCTGGGTGTCGTTCCTGATCGTGTTCGGGATCATGGTCGTGGTGGGTGCCCTGCTAGGACTGCTGGGTTTCCTGAAGGTGCGGCGCATCCGAGGGCCGCGGCAGACGATCGAATCGGTCAAGGAGACGCGCACCGCCCTGACCCCGGGCCACGACAAGCCCGCCGCCGGCGCGAGGAAGCTCACCGAAGCCCACGGCCGGCACGAAAAGCCCGAGAACGGGGCCCCGTCCGATCCCTCGGGTTGGTAG
- a CDS encoding alpha/beta fold hydrolase, translating into MAAPDPSVTRIDGPWRHLDVHANGIRFHVVEALPSGADAAAPVTARPLVMMLHGFGSFWWSWRHQLRGLSGARVVAVDLRGYGGSDKPPRGYDGWTLAGDTAGLIRALGHSSATLVGHADGGLACWATALLHSRLVRAIALISSPHPAALRRSTLTRRDQSRALLPTLLRYQVPVWPERLLTRDNAAEMERLVRRRGGAKWIASEDYSETVGHLRVAIRIPAAAHCALEYQRWAVRSQLRDEGRRFMKSISQQLGLPLLHLRGEDDPYVLADPVDRTQRYAPHGRYVSIAGAGHFSHEEVPEETNRHLMRFFENVHGSPVR; encoded by the coding sequence ATGGCGGCACCGGACCCGTCGGTCACGCGCATCGACGGGCCATGGCGTCATCTGGATGTGCACGCCAACGGCATTCGGTTCCATGTCGTCGAGGCCCTGCCGTCCGGCGCCGACGCGGCCGCGCCGGTCACGGCACGGCCGCTGGTGATGATGCTGCACGGCTTCGGATCGTTCTGGTGGTCGTGGCGCCATCAACTGCGCGGCCTGAGCGGCGCGCGGGTGGTCGCGGTGGACCTGCGCGGTTACGGCGGCAGCGACAAGCCGCCGCGCGGCTACGACGGCTGGACACTCGCCGGCGATACGGCGGGACTGATCCGAGCGCTCGGGCACTCGTCGGCGACGCTGGTCGGCCACGCCGACGGCGGGCTGGCCTGCTGGGCCACGGCGCTGCTGCATTCGCGGCTGGTGCGCGCCATCGCGCTGATCAGCTCGCCGCACCCGGCCGCGCTGCGACGGTCCACGCTGACCCGCCGTGACCAAAGTCGCGCCCTGCTGCCGACGCTGCTGCGCTACCAGGTGCCCGTCTGGCCGGAGCGCCTGCTGACCCGGGACAACGCCGCCGAGATGGAACGCCTCGTCCGCCGCCGGGGTGGGGCCAAGTGGATTGCCTCCGAGGACTATTCGGAGACCGTCGGGCATCTCAGGGTGGCGATCCGGATTCCGGCGGCCGCGCACTGCGCGCTGGAATACCAGCGTTGGGCGGTGCGCAGCCAGCTGCGCGACGAGGGCCGGCGCTTCATGAAGTCGATATCCCAACAGCTCGGCCTGCCGCTGCTGCACCTACGCGGCGAGGACGATCCCTACGTGCTTGCCGACCCGGTGGACCGCACCCAGCGCTACGCACCGCACGGACGGTACGTATCCATCGCCGGCGCTGGGCATTTCAGTCACGAAGAGGTGCCCGAGGAGACCAACCGGCACCTGATGAGGTTCTTCGAGAACGTGCACGGCTCACCGGTGCGCTGA
- a CDS encoding chymotrypsin family serine protease: protein MRTAHRYFVAATMTMLLALVGLPSRAAAADVRVPMGGGAGIVINGDTMCTLTTIGNDAAGELIGFTSAHCGGPGAKVAGEGAENAGILGTMVAGNDTLDYAVIKFDPAKVTPTANYNGFPINGIGPDPAFGEIACKQGRTTGNSCGVTWGPGQDPGTIVMQVCGQPGDSGAPVTVNGLLVGMIHGAFSDNLPTCVIKYIPLHTPAVVQSFNAILADINAKHRPGAGFAPLPA from the coding sequence TTGCGGACGGCGCACCGGTACTTCGTTGCCGCGACGATGACCATGCTGTTGGCGCTCGTGGGCCTGCCCTCCCGTGCCGCCGCGGCCGATGTCCGGGTTCCGATGGGGGGCGGTGCGGGCATCGTGATCAACGGGGACACCATGTGCACCCTCACCACCATCGGCAACGACGCCGCCGGCGAGCTGATCGGCTTCACCTCCGCGCACTGCGGCGGCCCCGGCGCCAAGGTCGCCGGCGAGGGCGCCGAGAACGCGGGCATCCTGGGCACCATGGTCGCCGGCAACGACACCCTCGACTACGCGGTCATCAAGTTCGACCCGGCCAAGGTGACACCCACGGCCAATTACAACGGGTTCCCGATCAACGGCATCGGACCCGATCCGGCCTTCGGCGAGATTGCCTGCAAGCAGGGCCGCACCACGGGTAACTCCTGCGGGGTCACCTGGGGGCCGGGTCAGGATCCGGGCACCATCGTCATGCAGGTCTGCGGCCAGCCCGGGGACTCCGGGGCGCCGGTGACCGTCAACGGCCTGCTGGTGGGCATGATCCACGGTGCGTTCAGCGACAACCTGCCGACCTGCGTCATCAAGTACATCCCGCTGCACACCCCGGCGGTGGTCCAGTCGTTCAACGCGATCCTGGCCGACATCAACGCCAAGCACCGGCCCGGCGCGGGGTTTGCGCCGCTGCCCGCCTGA
- a CDS encoding DUF4232 domain-containing protein: MPGSRGRWCCRLVPGLAAVAVGWVGAVVSGPPARAVPFDTGDQPTPCWSDRIAVNASPIQAAVGHRAVTLYFSLASGVEPCTLTGYPGVDTGDGGPLLHGEPTPRGYMGGLPVGVEVPPTVTLSLSTQAQAVVEGVAIDRDGNLCPTYTGLLVTPPDAGQVFSVAAPIDACSLQVHPVTAG, from the coding sequence GTGCCAGGATCTCGAGGGCGGTGGTGTTGCCGGCTGGTCCCCGGTCTCGCCGCGGTGGCGGTGGGCTGGGTGGGCGCCGTCGTGTCCGGACCACCGGCCCGGGCCGTGCCCTTCGACACCGGCGACCAGCCGACGCCGTGTTGGTCGGATCGCATCGCGGTGAACGCTTCCCCTATCCAGGCTGCGGTCGGTCACCGCGCGGTGACGCTGTATTTCAGCCTCGCGAGCGGCGTCGAGCCGTGCACGCTGACCGGCTATCCCGGGGTCGACACGGGCGACGGCGGTCCGCTCCTGCACGGCGAGCCCACGCCGCGCGGGTACATGGGCGGCCTACCGGTCGGCGTGGAGGTGCCGCCCACGGTCACGCTGTCGCTCTCGACCCAGGCGCAAGCCGTCGTCGAGGGCGTGGCGATCGACCGCGACGGCAACCTGTGTCCCACGTACACCGGCCTTTTGGTCACGCCGCCGGACGCCGGTCAGGTCTTTTCCGTCGCGGCCCCCATCGACGCCTGCTCGCTGCAGGTGCATCCGGTGACCGCCGGCTGA
- a CDS encoding LppU/SCO3897 family protein, whose amino-acid sequence MRTDITNTTTWTPANCDTARFATLTVEQRIDGSTDETQCPDGTKANAYPTSPRVYWLA is encoded by the coding sequence CTGAGGACCGACATCACCAACACGACGACGTGGACCCCGGCCAATTGTGATACCGCGCGGTTCGCAACGCTCACGGTCGAGCAGCGGATCGACGGCAGCACGGACGAAACTCAATGTCCCGACGGGACGAAGGCCAACGCCTACCCCACTTCCCCCCGCGTCTACTGGCTGGCGTGA